CAAATATACCCATGTTAAAAAAATTCCCTTAGTCCTTCTGAAACTATCAACTTTGAAAACTGGTAAGGACATCTTAAATCAGAACAGGGACTGGTTTCTACCAAATAATTGAATCTTAATTTAAGTAgagctatttttttcttaatcttaatCTCCAAATTCAGTATGCAACATAAATCTACTTAAggaattgtaaaaaataaaaggcaaaacaGGACAAAGTTACATAAAACAGACATCTGGCTTTTTCCTCCAAAAAAAACCTACAAACATGGGATCTGACACAACAAAATGTAGTCAAAGGAAGTCACATGTGGTGGCTCTGATAGATCCATATGTGAGACCATCAGCTTACTTATCATACTGATCCTATCCTTACTGCCTCTTGGTATTCAGTTAGCCTTTCATAAACAAACATTAATAAGTACTTGGTATTGTGCTAGACACCCAGGCACTGAGGATACAGTTCACAGTGGGCATAAAAGGCACacctaaaaacaaaaatcttcaagTCTCATGCATGTACAATTGAAAAGGAACAGGAGTTCTTACCCAATTGTGGGGAATTGGGAGGGACTGGTCAGATAATATCAAGCTGAAATCTACCCTACATATTTGAATTAGCCAAACAAAGAGAAGACAGGACATCTGCCCCAGGTCTGGGAACAAAAGAGAACATGAAGCAttttagaaactgaaagaatctgATTGGACTGTTTCTAATTGGAATGAAAAAGTGGCAAGGGATAAAACCAGAGCACTAGGTAGTTAGGGCCCTGCTGATGTGAGCCAGGTGTGGCAGGCAGCCCTCTGAGAAGGCCACAGTGAGCCCCAGTTTGTGTAGTTCTCGGCCCTTGAACAAGGACTGGGTTATTACCTCCCCTCTAAGGATTATACAGCAAGAGAGATGGCATGTCAAATTTAAGGTTTATGGCTTCTGTCTTGGGTGCTCTCTCACTCTTCCACGGTTCTGTCACTCCAGTGGACATGAATTGCTCCATTGAAAGCCTGTGCAGTCTCTGAGAGCCACTTAAGCAAGCTTGGAGGCAGATTCCTGTTAAGTTGCACTTGGAAATGagtgcagccctggctgacaCCTGGAACGTTGAGACCGTGCATCCTAACCAACTGCTCCTGGACATGTGACCACAGAAACTGTGACAAAACAAATCTGTGTTTCCAGCCCCTACATTTGTGGGTAATTTGTTAGCACAAACGTTACATGCCTTATTCAAGAATTGGGTTGAGCACTAACCTAAAGGAATGAGAATTTGTTGAAGGATTTTAAGCTGCAAATGACATTAAATATGTTTCTATTTGCCATTTCAGACAGTAAAATTGTCACAATGAAGTTGAAAAAATAATCTGGaactatcaataaaaataaacatttaagtaaACAACTTTGGCTACAAAATTCTAGTTATAAAATTCAATATCCTATATAATACTTCTCCTTTAATTAACTGTGGCAACTGAAATAATCAGTCTGGATGGAAAATCAAAGGGAAAGTTTACTCTGCTGGTCAAACTGAGAATTTAAACCTGGAAAGAGTCAGTTGCCTGAGTCAGCTGTTCCACAAGCCTGAGTTTGGTTACAGCTTTTTACACTTTTCTTACAGAGTGGGTATGTGTACTGAATCAAGTTTCAACAATACAGATTTATGTGTGGTTATCAGTCACATTGAAAATCAGAGAATAGCTTATTGAAACTGAAGAACTAAGAGCTAACAGACTTGATAACTGATTAAGGAAGTATATTTGCATGCTCATTCCGGCACTCAGCCTTACCTGCATGCAgccatggagggagagggaaacagtGGGAGTCCTTAATCCCTCCTCCTGCCTTGGCCCACAGTTAGCTTATTCATTCTTAAGGAACAATAGATGTTTCCTTAGTCAATAGTTAGAGTCTTAATGAAATGTCATGTTACCTGGACATCAGCTGCAGGGTGACTTCATAGCATGGGACACTATCATGGCTGACTTAGGCCTCTGCAGTCCCCACTCTGTTCCTAAGTCCACAGTCAACAATCAATCTGCTTAACCTCTTAAAAACTGTAAACTTCCCCCCTTTCTTCTATAGATCTACTGGCTTATTGCCTCCATTCAGCCTTTGTCATACTTTAGCTGGACCACTGGTAATAGCTTTCTAATCATTTCCTCATTGAGAATCTGGTCATAAAAGAGAAAACTAAGTATGCCACATGCCATTAGATTACAGGAAACAATTTAAGCAGCTATTCAAGTCACACATATACTTCAATGACATGGCTCCAACTATTCTCCATCATTTCCCAAATCACAAATTTGGACTGTGTTGAGTATTTCCAGTTTAGTATCCTTCCTTCCAAAAAAACATGTGGTAGAGTGCTTACTATAATTTTCATCAAGGTAAAAGAATCTGAACCTATTAATCAATGAGTAAGGGATCCCAAATGCACCTCAAAGAAGGAGCAGTGTTGACACACTTTCGATTGTAATCactactttcaaatacatactccAATgtagagaaattaaaatgctAGAGGGGAAAAGGcaacttccttctttttaatCAGGAAGGCTAAATACCCTTGGGGAAAACTTCAGACTCATATCTCATCATAAAACTATTCATTTACCAGCTTACTACCTCCTCACAGCATAGTGTAAGCCCATGTCCCACTCAGAGAGACTTCTAACTGTTCAGAAACAAGGCAAGATTAGTACCTCAGGAGCCATTATCATTTCCAAAAGCACTATATCAATAGTTTCTGTTTGAGACATTTCAATGTAAATAGGAAACTGGTTATTCACAGTCATTTCAACTGCATGGTTATTTCAAGTAATATTCATGTCGTGAAATCTGTTATCCAAGTAATAGACTTAAGTGAATATGCAAAGTtacaaaaatgaagtaaaaaagtCTATCTCCTCTGAAGCCCAATAACCCTATCTGAAATGAAACTAAACAGAAAATTTCAACTAAACCCTTAGCTTTTATTTATCTAAATGATACAGCCAATCTTTgaagtttaagaaaaaatattaaacataatcATTTATTTCCAAAATTGCTTTTCATTGAGCAAAACCCtagttctttatttcattctttttacaacTTTTGATAAGATTAAATACTGAGGTTCAGTGGAACCATCAAGGTAGAAAATGATCTATCACCAAATTTGAAATAATCCTCCATCCTTCAGTAATATTAGTCAGCAAGATAGTTTTGCAAATTGGAGTTCATTTTCCCCAATTTAAGTAAGTCAAAATTAATGTCAGAAAACATCTTCTGCAACTTATTAATCAATCAAATAAATTCATCATTAACATCCAAAAGTAAATATTTGCCACTAAATCTGTTTGGGGTGAGTTTAAAAAATCTTGAGTTGTTTTTTCCTAATGAAGTTTAGAATACCCATCATGGGCATGTTAAGATAACTGGTAAGTAAGCATGTTTTCTAACATTCTAGGAAATTATCATTAAGTAACAGCACCCCTATAAAGACTATGTAACAAGAAAAATCCATTTACATCTTATTTGCAATTTACACTTCACTTAAATGGTTTAGAATCATAAAAGCATCCATGGAgacagatttaaaaattattatacaaCAATATTAATagaaagtgatggcttaagtgctacAATATGTTTCTTGAATACCTTCACATTAaatagtatttgaaaaaaaagcCCCTGGTTCTGCTTAAGGGCAAGTCCCACCAAAGCTACTCATTATTGGAATTTCCAACTTGAAAGTCAAGCTAAATAACAAGGAGTAATTTGCCAATTAGAGcttcctccttttttctctttattccttAAACATCATTCAGGGACTGAACTGGTCaaacaattttagtttcaaaACAGCAACTGAAAAGGTTTAATTTGTGTCTCTCTAAGGTGAACCTGTCAAGAGGCAGCATTGATGCATTCCATACACCCCAGCAGCAATTTCCCTTAAAGACAGTGAAGTGAGTTTCTACTCTTGTGAAGGATGGGGTTTCTGTTGCTCATTTCccattattttactttaattaatGACCTTCAAATTTTGCACTTGTTtccaagatataggtacaggcaaacacttcttggaaaagaccccagaagcacaggcagtcaaaaccaaaattaacatttgggattgcatcaaattgagaagcttctgtacttcaaaagaaacagtcaggaaagtgaagaggcgaccgacagaatgggaaaaaatatttgcaaactatactacagataaaggattgataaccagaatctacaaagaaatcaagaaaatccacaacaacagaacaaacaacccacttaagagatgggccaaggaccttaataaacatttttccaaagaggaaatcaaaatggccaacagacacatgaaaaaatgttgaagatcactagcaatcagagaaatgcaaatcaaaaccacaatgaggtttcacctcacccaggtgagaacggctcacattcagaaatctaccaacaacagatgctggagaggatgtggggaaaaagggacactaacccactgttggtgggaatgcaaactggttaagccactatggaagtcagtctggagattcctcagaaacctgaacataaccctaccatacaacccagccatcccactccttggaatttacccaaaggaaattaatttggcaaataaaaaagccatctgcacattaatgtttattgcagctcaattcacaatagctaagacctggaaccaacccaaatgcccatcaacagtaaactggataaagaaattatgggacatgtactccatagaatactatacagcagtaagaaacaatgaaacccggtcatttgcaacaagatggaggaatctggaaaacatcatgctgagtgaattaagccagtcccaaagagaaaaatatcatttgttttccctgatcggcgacaactgagcaccaaaggggaaacctgttgaagtgaaatggacactataagaaacaatgacctgatcagctcttgtcctgactctagatgtacaatgtaatactttatcctttttagtatttgttgttgttgttgttctagtactattggttgaactctgtaattaacacacaatttttcttaggtgtttaaattttaactgaaaagtgatccctgttaaatttaagagtggaaaaagagagggtggagatgtacaatttgggacatgctcaatcagacttgccccaaatgatggagttagaaatgtgccaggggattccaacacaatcccatcaaggtggcatgtaccaatgccatctcactagtccaagtgatcaatttcagttcacattcgatggctcggataggtctaagaaacaaagggatcacacaaacaagacaagtgtctgctaatactaactgatagaatcaaaaagggagagaaggatccaacatgggaagtgggatacacagcagactcatagaatggcagatgtcctaaatagcactctggcctcagaatcagcccttgaggcatttggatctggctgaagagcccatgagagtattgtaggcatggaaagccaagataccatggaaaagaaaaaaaagaagaagacctaaatgaaagatctctgtgagtgagatcccagtggaaagaacggggccatcaaagaaggaggtacctttctctgaagggaggagagaacttccactttgactatgaccctatcagaataagatcaaagtcagcgaactctaaaggcttccatagccttggcaactcatgactagagcctagggagattactgacaccatgaacaggagtgtcaagttgttaagtcagcaacaggagtcactgtgtacttacatcccatgtgtgatctgtccttaatgtgttgtctaatgtgcagtgatgctataactagtactgaaacagtatttttgcactttgtgtttctgtgtgggtacaaactgatgagatctttactaattatatactgaattgatcttctgtatataaagaaaattggaaatgaaaaaaaaaacctggtgttaaattggaaatggcatagaaaattaattaatttttaaaaaaacattatgtaggatctctgtctttaatgtgctgtacactgttatttaatgctataactagtactccaacagtatttttttttcattttgtgttgctatatggaggcaaactgttgaaatcgttacctaatatatactatactgatcttttgtatataaagagaattgaaaatgaatcatgatgtgattggaaggggagagggagtgggaaaggggagggttgtgggtgggagggaagttttgggagggggatgccattgtaacccataagctgtactttggaaatttatattcattaaataaaagtttaattaaaaaaaaaaagactattgtgtcagctggagccgtggcttaacaggctaatcctccgccatgcggcgccagcacaccgggttctagtcccagttggggcgctggattgtatcccaggtgcccctcttccaggccagctctctgctatggcccaggagtgcagtggaggatggcccaagtccttgggccctgcacccgcgtgggagacgaggagaagcacctggctcctggctttggatcagggagatgcgcctgccatggcagccattggagggtgaaccaatggcaaaaaggaagacctttctctctgtctctctctctctctctctcactatccactctgcctgtaaaaaaaaaaaatgtcaatgtGTTTCAGGAATCTGCAAGCATCTTCAGaccaaacctctctctctctgtgtatgtgcatgcgcatgtgtgtgtctgcgtgtgctgatgcaaaaaattctgaaatccatgcatacaaggggccTTTATAAAGGTCACAGAAAATATGCACAAGGACAAATATTTCTACCAAAATAACTTATCtcttaacttcattttaaaataaattttctgaagTCTTCATTTAACATATATGTATCAAAAGTGCTTAACGCAAAAATTGGAGCAAGGACCACCaagaaggcaaaaccaaaatgaaaactgTGTGAACCTAGGAAGGACCACAGTATTCTCTAGTAGTATGAGCCTGACAAGAGAGGGGGTAATATAAACAGCACTTAGAGGCCCTTGGCGACATTAGCATTTCTTGCCTACATTTTCTTAAGTGTAACTTGAGTTTGCATCTCAACTCGAGATTCCAATTATTAACAGAATTTTTGGATGCAGAACCTCTAAATTGCAAACACATTTACAGATTAACACTAAATCCATGAAGTCCCCCACCTATGAAAACAGAACCTGAGGCACTGAGCTTCCCCATCAAAGAACCATTAGCACAAGAAAAAGAGGCTTCATTTCCTCACTGAGAGCCTACAGGTGACCCCTGGGGGAATTGCTTCCTCTTCTGAACCTGGTGCCAGGAAAATTAAAGAACTGCTTTTCGGTGCTCTGGCACAGGCGGCGGAGGCCGGAGTCTGCAGGAATGTGGTAACTTGCCGGGGAAAGTTTCCCtcggcgggcgggcggccggggATTTAGTGCGGGCGGGCGCGCAGAGGAAGGAAGAGCTGGGAGGAGGCGGAGCCGGCGAGCGGCTCGGGCGGGCGGTTCTCTCAGCTTTAGTTTTGGCGTCTGAGGCGAGTTTCCGTCTCAGTCGGGCGCAGCCGCCGCcggggaaaagaaagagaggaaggaaggaacaagaaaaggaaataaaagagaaagggggagaggaaaggcagCTAGCTGTCCGGCGGCTCCGTCCAGGGagctgaagggaaaaaaaaaaaaagttctgaggTGCTGCAGGTCCGAGTTTCTGGCAGCCCCTCCCGAGGCGCCGCCGCCAGACCAGTGGAGCCCGGGCGCAGGGCGGGGGCGGAGGCGCCGGGGCGGGGGATGCGGGGCCACAGCGCAGCCCCCCGGCCCTGAGAGCGAGGACAGCGCCGCTCCCGCCACGCAGCGCCGCCCGGCCCGCCGCTCTCGTCGCTTCTCCAGTCGCGGCCCGTGGAGCCGGGGCGTCCCGGCGGAGCCCTCGCCCGCCGCCTGGTCACGGGGGTGCgcgtttgggggggggggggaggccgaAGCCATGGATCCCGGGCAACAGCCGCCGCCTCAGCCGGCTCCCCAGGGCCAAGGGCAGCCGCCCGCACAGCCCCCCCAGGGGCAAGGCCCGCCGTCCGGGCCGGGGCAGCCTGCACCGCAAGCATCCCAGGCGGCGCCCCAGGCCCCCCCCGCCGGGCACCAGATCGTGCACGTCCGGGGGGACTCGGAGACCGACCTGGAGGCGCTCTTCAACGCCGTCATGAACCCCAAGAAGGCCAACGTGCCccagaccgtgcccatgaggctCCGGAAGCTGCCCGACTCCTTCTTCAAGCCGCCGGAGCCCAAATCCCACTCCCGACAGGCCAGTACACAGCATGTTCGAGCTCAttcctctccagcttccctgCAGCTGGGAGCCGTTTCTCCTGGGACACTGACCCCCACTGGAGTAGTCTCTGGCCCAGCAGCTACACCCACAACTCAACAACATCTTCAACAGTCATCTTTTGAGATACCTGACGATGTTCCTCTACCAGCAGGCTGGGAGATGGCAAAGACGTCTTCTGGTCAGAGATACTTCTTAAATCACATTGATCAGACAACAACATGGCAGGACCCAAAGAAGGCCATGCTCTCTCAGATGAATGTTACAGCCCCCACTAGTCCACCCGTGCAACAGAATATGATGAACTCGGCCTCAGGTCCTCTTCCTGATGGATGGGAACAAGCCATGACTCAGGATGGAGAAATTTACTATATAAACCATAAGAACAAGACCACCTCTTGGCTAGACCCAAGGCTTGACCCTCGTTTTGCCATGAATCAGAGAATCAGTCAGAGTGCTCCAGTGAAACAGCCACCACCCCTTGCTCCTCAGAGCCCACAAGGGGGTGTCATGGGAGGTGGCAGTTCCAACCAGCAGCAACAGATGAGGCTGCAACAATTgcaaatggagaaagagagactgcGACTGAAACACCAAGAACTGCTCTGGCAGGCAATGCGGAATATCAATCCCAGCACAGCAAATTCTCCAAAATGTCAGGAATTAGCTCTCCGTAGCCAGTTACCAACACTGGAGCAGGATGGTGGCACTCAAAATCCAGTATCTTCTCCTGGGATGTCTCAGGAATTGAGAACAATGACAACCAATAGCTCAGATCCCTTTCTTAACAGCGGTACCTATCACTCTCGAGATGAGAGTACAGACAGTGGACTGAGCATGAGCAGCTACAGTGCCCCTCGAACCCCAGATGACTTCTTGAACAGTGTTGATGAAATGGATACAGGTGATACCATAAACCAAATCTCCCTGCCCTCACAGCAGAACCGTTTCCCAGACTACCTTGAAGCCATTCCTGGGACAAATGTGGACCTTGGAACACTGGAAGGAGATGGAATGAACATAGGAGAGGAGTTGATGCCAAGTCTGCAGGAAGCTTTGAGCTCTGACATCCTTAATGATATGGAGTCTGTTTTGGCTGCCACCAAGCTAGATAAAGAAAGCTTTCTTACATGATTATAGAGCCCTCAGGTAGACTGAATTCTAAATCTGTGAAGGATCTAAGGAGATAAGACATAATACCTGATATTTCCAAATAAGCCGGTCACAGTTTTATGGCcaatacagaaacagatgaacaAACGTCCAGCAAGATTCTTTCATCCACTCTTCTGCTCTTCCTTGTCCATTGCTGCTGTTAATATATTGCTGACCTCTCTCACAGTTGGCTCTAAagaatcaaaaagcaaaaaacaaaactgttttatttcttttgctattATAACTACTGTTCATTTGGGGGCTGGAGGAAGTGAGCCTGTTTGGATGATGGCTGCCATTCCTTTTGCCCAGTTAGACATTCACCAGTCATTTTAACTAAGTACTCAGACTTGGAAGTCAAATGCTTCATGTCACAGCATTTAATTTGTTCAAGCAATTGTTTCTTCAGCTGCCTTTGGCCAGTGGGAAAACATGACTTACTGGTCTGACAAGCCAAAAATGTTGTATCTAATATTGAATGATTAATGCTGATTTGAAGAGATAGCTGAAACTAAGGCTGAAGACTGTTTtactttcagtgttttttttttcctcctagtgCTATCATTCGTCACATAGTGACCTTGATTTTATTTTAGGAGCTTATAAGGCATGAGACAATTTCCAtagaaatatattaattattgCCACATACTCTAGTATAGGTTTTGGTGGatattttatggttttttgtttgtttgtttttgtttttgttggaacCTAGGCAAATTACCATATTAGTGAATCTGTTTATAGGTATAGCTTGGAGCGATTATTGTAGTTCTTTTGGTAAAATCTACATTTCCTAGTTTTTTACCATATTATTTAAATCTTGATTATTCgctctctatacacacacacacttaaaatgtttataatagtGTGATAGCAGAATCTATCTTTGTTTTTAGGTTTCTCTACtttccagtttatttttaaaatggtagcTTTGAATGTATGCATTTAGAGTACATGGCTAGTAGTTTATATTCACAGATAGTTTAAACTTGATTGGGGTAACCTACAGATGTTTGAGGTAGTTTAGTATTCTAGGAAGGGCTGTTAACATGGATAGTGCCTAGAGGGGTACTGTGTGCCCTCTGAACACACAACAAGTAGTATCTGATGGATTAGAAAGGAACAAACAAGAAAAGGCTTTATTTTCCCTCTTAGACTTCCCTGGACGAATTTTAAGTCTTGATGGGAAATCACTGAGTAGGTTTATCATGTACACGACAGAAGTAAGCTTTATAATGGTTTGCTTTCTTTAGCTTTGGAAGTTTATTTCTCCCTATTCTTGAAAGTCAATTCTAGTACTTTGGTTTCATTTGCAATGA
This sequence is a window from Lepus europaeus isolate LE1 chromosome 21, mLepTim1.pri, whole genome shotgun sequence. Protein-coding genes within it:
- the LOC133750741 gene encoding transcriptional coactivator YAP1-like, whose protein sequence is MDPGQQPPPQPAPQGQGQPPAQPPQGQGPPSGPGQPAPQASQAAPQAPPAGHQIVHVRGDSETDLEALFNAVMNPKKANVPQTVPMRLRKLPDSFFKPPEPKSHSRQASTQHVRAHSSPASLQLGAVSPGTLTPTGVVSGPAATPTTQQHLQQSSFEIPDDVPLPAGWEMAKTSSGQRYFLNHIDQTTTWQDPKKAMLSQMNVTAPTSPPVQQNMMNSASGPLPDGWEQAMTQDGEIYYINHKNKTTSWLDPRLDPRFAMNQRISQSAPVKQPPPLAPQSPQGGVMGGGSSNQQQQMRLQQLQMEKERLRLKHQELLWQAMRNINPSTANSPKCQELALRSQLPTLEQDGGTQNPVSSPGMSQELRTMTTNSSDPFLNSGTYHSRDESTDSGLSMSSYSAPRTPDDFLNSVDEMDTGDTINQISLPSQQNRFPDYLEAIPGTNVDLGTLEGDGMNIGEELMPSLQEALSSDILNDMESVLAATKLDKESFLT